Genomic DNA from Danio rerio strain Tuebingen ecotype United States chromosome 5, GRCz12tu, whole genome shotgun sequence:
TCCACATAGCCAATACTGTATCTCTTTATGACTGCAGGTAAAAATAAGCGAGTCGGAAAGCAGCTGGCGTCACAGAAGATTCTCCAGATGCTTCATCCTCATGTGAAGAACTGGGGCTCACTGCTGCGCATGTATGGCAGAGAAAGCAACAAAATGGTTAAAAAGGTCAGCGCACGCACACACTGTTGTTTATACACACTGCATTAGAAGTGTTTTTTTGCAGTGACAGAGGTTGTAATGTTGAATTCTTATTGTTTTCAGGAGAATTCTGATAAGAGTGTGATTGAGCTTCAGCAGTATGCCAAAAAGAACAAGCCAAACCTTCACATCCTCAACAAACTGCGAGAGGAAATGATGAAACTGGCTCGAGAAAGGGTACGGCTGCAACCATGTGATCTAGTGCAGATACTGTAGATCTTATGATGTTGGCTAAAGATTAACCATTGTAATGCAATCAAGATCTGtattattttataacttttataCTTCAAACCAAAAAAAACACAATCTTCCTGTTAATGAGAGTGTTGAAATATATTTCTAATGCTACCTTTTATCTAGGTGTTCctgtatttaaactttttatcAAATCACTTTTAAATGGATAGGAAAAAACTGATGCTGATgatgcactttttaaaatataaaaccaaattcatgGTTACTcaaactgcatttttaaaatgcatatttccACCAAAGCAACAGCTAAaagaagtatttattttaaatgagttgttttaaatatttttatttgcattcttAAATATACAATTGACAAattattgcatgaaatgttgatcacattattattttatatatacatttatattaaagatTTTCAAATAGTACAAACATCAGACAAACAAGCCATCCCCAAGCGCTGCAAAATAAATGAACCTTTACAAATGtgagttaaaaagaaaaatagtattaaaagtaaaataaaattatcaaaacaaaacagaagccagaactcttttaaaataaaaatttcagatTTTATGTAGAAAAGATTGAAGAGGTTCCTAAGGTCTACTGAATTTGTCTTGTTTGTGGTTGAAGTCATAATTTTTCCAAAGGAAGAAAGACTGACAACTGCGAAATCCACATGGAAATAGTTGGAGTTTGAGAAGTTGACCATTTTAGTAATACACATTTCTTAGCCAGAAATGTAAGACTTGTAAACAGGTTTGAGCTCTCATTCAAAAAGGTCTTCAAGTAAGTCATTCTACAAAAAAAGGGGGAGAAAATAAAGTTTTCCAGTTATCTCCTGGATTGCTCTCCAAAATGGTTGGATGTAAACACAAGaccaaaatacatgaaaaaatgtgCCCTTACAAGTTTTGTACTTAAAACAGAGATGGTTTATTATTTGAAACAGAAAAATTCTGCCCCACAAGCGTGTTATATACAAGGTAAAGGCTTGATTTGTTCTTGTTCTAAATCTTTTGGTTTATCATTATCATTTTGAGGTTTAAAAGAAGATTTATAACTTTTAGCATTTTACAAGCTGTACTGTTGATACCTGAAGGTGCTTTGTACGTATTAACCCAAAGTTATCTGAATGGGAAGCGTCTATTTCTATTCAAAACAACCTGAACTTTTTATGGGTTAACATATTGTTTAAATGTGTATTCATGAATTGACAAATATTAGTTAACTTGTGAATACTCATTTGTCTTTTCTATTGTTTCAGGAGGAGGCAAGAAAAAAGCCGAAGATGACTATAATGGAGTCTGCTCAACCTGGCAGTGAACCTCTGTGTACTGTTGACGTCTAGCAAACCCTCGTCCAGCATGTTATGATAGCACTGACCAATGGTAACAGTTGTGTAACAAAAGGTCATCGTACCATTACTGACTTATGCATTCATTTCCAGTGCAAATGGCAATACtagttacatttttattcaaattttgagCCCAATTCAGTCATTGTCCATAACATTTGTGTTCGGTAACGGTTGTATACATGCACTGCGGGCTGATAGAACGAGCATCAAATACCTCCAGATGCACTTCTGCACCTGAGAGTGCACAAACATAATGACGGCGTTTGACGTCATAGCCTACACAAATTTAGGTATGTGGTAAAATAATGTATGTTAAATAagtattgtgcttttttttttttttttttacatttgtggcttttagatgttaataaaaatattgttttcccTTTCTTAACCACAAATTTCatttcatattttcaatgaaacTACAGATTTCACATGGCTGACTGTATCTCTGTAATGATGCATTTGTCATTGGTTCATTTATGTCAGCTGCTGTGGCATGCAGTGCACGTTTTATCTGGAAAATAGGGTTTATTATGACttaggtgtgtgtgtggtatttCAGTGGCTATTTTTAGTTATTGGCACGTGAagcattttaaatgttgtttattttaaagcatttcatGTTGTGCACACTGCCAACTGCTGTTGAGAAATGCACTAACGTTGAAAGCATTTGCTCGTGAAGTGATCAcgcttttagtttttattaaagaTGATGCATTTAGGCGGTCACTTTGACCAACTGCTCTACTTGTTCAGAAAGCACTGCAGAGAAAAGGCAAGCACAAGTGTGTGAGGTACTGTAGGTTGCTGATTAAGAGAACATCAGGGAGATAACATGCTcgtgtatttctttttttgtaaggtttttttttttttttggttacatTTCCGTTCTAGAGACTGGTTGGTAATCTTCATTAGGAAATAAATAAACGTTGCCTTAGTTGTCCCCATCGTTTCAGTCGTGGTACCTTGTGTTTCAAAAGGGAAACGCTTCACTTGAGTCTGCATTTGTGATGCTGTATGTTACGTATTTGCCGTGGAGTGACGCTTGCTTTCTTGCATTGATATTTTAGAGGAAATGCCTTCTACGCATGTGCTTTTTTGCATTTGTCTTAAATATTCCTGTATGGTTTTGTGGACATTTGCTAAAGTTATTGTGTGCAGATCTTTATCACGTTGGTATATGAAATAGATTTAATCATATTCTTTACTTCAAAGGGTAGAGCACCTACAAAAAGAAAGGTGGTGACTTCGTACCTCGAAGAAAATCAAACCATGCTTATATTCAATAGCTTGAAGAACAGTGTGAACCAAAGCTTTAAGTCTTATGCATTTTTATAGAATATTGCTGCATAGCTactcataaaaaaatatatatatataacttacatGCATTGAACAATATAGAAAAAAAGATGCAATAACTGCTGAAATAAAATATGGTCCCTGTTTGAAGAAAACTACTCcgatgagagaaaaaaaagatcaaacaTTTCTGGCCTTAAGATTTTAAGGAAGATAAAATAATCTGGTTTTCTTGGGACAGCGACTAAACACTGCAGTGCACTGTCATTTTGAACTTTAGTATTTTAGTTTGTGTGCTTCTGAATGTTTACTGCGTTTGTGAAGGATCTTTCCTGTTTTTCATGAGCACAAGGCTGCTGCCACACAGAGAATATGCTTTCCCACTTAACGTCTGGAGTGTACGACTTGTCCTGTTCAGTCTTGCCAAGTGTGTATTAGCCGTATGAAGAGATGTGTGCTTTTTAGTCACTGTTGTCGAAGGGATGGTAATGTTGGATGATTTAGCTGCAAGTATCGCTGcctaaacaatgttttaatgtgaCACATGATCGCTGATACGCAGTGATTTGTTTATGCAAATAAATTGATGCCCAGAAACTGAAGTCTTGTGCTGTTTTTGTCTGGGATATTTTAATGCAACTAAAAAGAGGAAAAAGGGAAACGTGTACAAAATAGTGATAATGAGCACTTAAAGTTGGTTAAGACATAAGAAAACACAGCTTCTTAAGTGTTTAATAGAACAACAGCGGTTTTGTTATGTTGTCTATACGTCAGTGTTGGTGCTGTAGTCCACTCTTTCAAACAGCAGGATGGTTTCACAGTGCATTGTCTGAGGGAAGAGGTCCACAGCCATCGCTTTCACTGGACGAAATGCAGCTCCTCGCACACGGTTTGAGGGAGCTCTGCAGAGACTTAATAAGACATAAGCATTGTATAGTCATTCAAATTAAGAATGTAAAGTTAAATGGAACATTTTGCGTTTTATTTTATCCTGTCAACTACATAATTGATCCCCTTTTTTTCAAGAAAGTCAATATTGTGTTGGAGTACAAAAGTTAAAAAGACTAGATTTAGACTGCAGGAAATGTAGCCCAAAGCACTTGTTTTGTTAGCCCATATGTAACTTGACAGTGTAATTGACACAAGCCTCATGAAATGTGATCACTATAAAGATGTGTTACCATTACAAATATGATCCTGAATGCCAGAACACTGGTCTGCTATTCTGAGACCCAGATCCTTTATTTCTctttactgttttattattattattattttacatttcatcatAATTGCAACACAGTTGATTTGTATGATTAATATCAGTTGTGCTGTAACAAAACAAATCAGAAATAGCTGCATAACAGTAAGTAGTCAACAAAAAAATCTGTTACCATTGTGAAAATACAATGTAGAAATTATTTTACTCTATATTAAAGAGCTAAACATGACAACAACTATGCACAACTATTGTAACAACTGTCCTATTGTGcaacatataaaataatttaacattcaaATAGAATATGAACACTTCCCAGAAAACCTTTATTTAATGTCATCTAATACAGTGGTTCCCAAACCTTTCAGCCCAAACCCCTAAGATaatgccagtgacttgtgacCCCCAAACTCCgcagaggtggttataaatatacaaacgttgCTCATATAACAATAGGtctatatataaatcatattggCAACAAAGTACAACAGTCTAACAACCCTGTCATTTTCACAATCGTGTAtcaatgtttataatttaatattaacctcggCTAAAGACACTGGtggacaatgttttcagcacaagtctattcttggtttaatttgagatcattctcaatgttcagttgtggcctgtatttgattgccataaaggtgtcaacgTTTACCCTGGCACTATAAAAATCAATCAGCTGATGCTAGTGCTGTGTTGTCACTCTAACATAAACACACCAAtcctatgaaaaaaattaaataatttaaaggctGTCGGCTTTTCAGTTGcatgttgttttattaatataaaaaactactatttttacaatttttacacaCAAACgggtaaaacaaggctaaatctGGGCTGTTTGAAAATTTATCGCAAGTCCAAAAAcagaaatgaataataaaacGTGAATACTGTTTAACTGATGAATAGTCATTTTTTCTAGCTTTTGTTAgatatctattagattttcatccCAAAAGTAGCCATGTTGTAACATCCAATGTTTTAGAGTTAAACATCTCTTAGATTtcctttaaacaaaattatttggaTTGCAGCCAAAAATTTGTCAAATAACTTTGACATGTCAGCAGTTTTACTTGAACCTTCTTAAATATTACTACTTATATTTCATAACTTAATTCATAATGTATTGGATGTCTCTGCTCTGAACTTGTTCCTGCCATTTTACATCATGGAAATAAAATGGTCACAAACTGCATTATTTCATTATACAATGGGATTAAACTTACTCAATAAAATTGTTCATCGCTGCTTTGGCATTGCAGGCGACATAGACCAGTCTCTTCAGATGCTCTGCTTTTCTGATTGCAAGAATAACTTTGGAATCTAAGAAGAGTGAGGAAAAAATAAGGTTAGAGAGATTATAAAATACAACATCTGTTTAATAAAGTATAAGACTGTACGCACGTAGGCCTGCCCTCGGAGGGTCGACGATTGCGGTGACATTTGGGGAAACGACAGCATTAAGGATAGTGGGAAACACGTCCTCAGCCTTTCCACAGTGAAACTCCACATTGGTCAAACCTGAAAATGTACAGCTGATGTCCGAGTAGATCATGGGaaatacatttacattcagtcatttagcagacacctTTGTTTTAAGTGACTTACAACAGTTTGAAAAGAGAGAAGTGTTTCaactggtggtttgtcaagcccactcatctgtgtgaagctcacttcataaatgcacaatgtttttttttttttttttttagattttgagtgattgtaagaaagtgtctggtgcaagtgTTTGTTAAAATGACAGATGAAAGATTGtattttctacaggtggtttatcacgcctactcacctgtgtgaggcataCACAGAATTGAATAATGTTTTGAGGTAGTTgtgtataaaataaacaaagaaaaaacaggATGGGGATGATTTCATTCTAGCTTACCGTTAGCTTTAGCATTAGCCTCAGCATCTTTTACTGCCTCTTGGCACAACTCTATGCCAATCACCTTCTTCACCCTCTGTTAATGAAAACATGAAAGTTGTTTTCtcttcattcatatattttttttgtttattcttggAACCAAACGCGCCACCTTTGCCAGTGAGATGCCGATGGTTCCGGTTCCACAGCACACATCTAGCACAGTGCTGTCCTGGTCCAGCTGAGCCCATTCACCCACGGCCGAGTACAGGATCTCAGCAGCAGGTGTGTTTGTCTGACAGTATCAGAAAAATTACAATGGAGGATATTTTACATCATGATCAGTATTAATGACAAAAACTTGATGACAAAAAGGAATGAGCAGCCTGCTGCCTTTTAACATTGAATTCATTCCTAAAATATATGATCACCTGGAAGAATGAGTGTGGAGAAATGCGGAATTTGAGTCCGAGAAGCTCCTCATGAATCCACTCTTCTCCAGTCACATGTTCACATGGCAAATCCTCTGTGCCCGCAGATGTTCTGGGTTGACAGAAATGAagaaatatatttagattttagttGACCTGCACCCTAGTTATCAGAGATTTCCGGGATCTTACCTTTGTCCCATTCTCACAAAGTACAAAGAAGTAACAGCACATTCTTTTCCTTCTCCTTCTGTGAAATACTGACCCAGGTTCTGTTTCAGCTCCTCAAGTTCTTTCTCTTGAAGTTtcttgattgaaaaaaaaaaagtgttatatttGGAATTGAAACAAGTGACTGCCTTCTCAATAGCCTTCAAATCGTGAAAATAAAAACTGTGAACTAAAAATATGCATTATGTaaatactcactggccactttattaggtacaccaggcCAGCTAcacattaacgcaaatttcagccagtcacatggcagcaactcaatgcatttaggcatgtagacttggtcaagacgatctgctgcagttcaaacccgagcatcagaatggcaaagaaagtgacTTTGAACGGGTCTTGGTTGTTGAtgtcagacaggctggtctgagtatttcagaaactgctgatctactgggattttcacactcaaccatctctagggtttacagagaatggtctgaaaaagagaaaatatccagtaggtggcagttctgtgggcgcaaatatcttgctgatgccagaggtcaggggAGAATGACCAGACCGTATAAAAAgacaacagtaattcaaataaccactagttacaacagaggtatgcagaagagcatctctgaacacacaacaagtccaaacttgaggcggatgggctaatgctgcagaaaaacacacagggtgccacttctgtcaactaagaacaggaaactgaggctacagtttgcacaggctcaccaaaattggacaatagaagattggaaaatgttgcctgctctaacaaatctccatttctgctgcaacatttggatggtagggtcagaatttagagtcaacaacatgaaagcatggatccatcctgccttgagtCAATGTTCCaagctggtggtgatggtggtgtattagtgtgggggacattttcttggcacactttgggccattAGTAatcgagcatcgtgtcaacaccacagcataCCCGAGTATCGTTGCTGACCATgtaataaagcgtgaatcatctcagactggtttgttgaacatgacaaggagtttactgtactcaaatggcctccacagtcacaacACCTCATTCCaacagagcacttttgggatgtggtgaaataggagattcacatcatggatacgcagccaacaaatctgcagcaactgcatgatactatcatgtcaatgtggaccaaaatctctgaggaattttcgagtaccttgttgaatctatgccatgaaggattaaggcagttctgaaggcaaaatggtgtccaacctggtactagtaaggtgtacctaataaactggccagtgagtgtatattgttatgcatttatttttagaaacGGGATCTGTTAGTCATGAGGATGCATTGTTCTGCAAAAGGCCTTATTGCATTGCATAACTCAAAAAGGATCGATAAGTTGCTCTGGATATTCTGAATACTCAGCCCCTCtatgaaatttattttatttatttttttttttagaaatgcctTGTATGTGGCCATTTCTAAGTATAGGGATTTTCCTTGCCATTAATGCTTAAATAACATGTCCGTttcctttaataaaaaatatggcTGCAATATTTATAAAACTACCAAGATCCATCGTTTTTTGTCATGACAATGCAATAGGGAAGACAATCTAATGGTGCCATTTTGCTGTAgcttttttccacatttaaaaagtattggcaaacaatttacaaaaatctgCAACAGAAACCAGGCCCATTGACTCTAATGATTAACTCAAAAACCATtaatttagggaaaaaaaatagtgctctgagacagacagacagacagacagacaaaatggTTTACTCAGGATTTCTTTCAATGgtgaaaaaaaattctataaaatcatatataaaatatacattgtgCATAATGCTgatatttggaaaaatggcaCTCTTGTGTGATGTATTACTTGACTATATTGTCTAGGAATGTAAGGATTCACTGTGAGCTGGTTGTAAATCGATTAAAATAAGTGACAATTAAAACCGGTAgaaatgttgaatgaatcgcAATACAGAGGAGGCCCTGTGTTTACAGGCACAAATTCGCTGTACCTGCACATCAGCGGCAAGCAAGAGTTGGGGcggcagagtaaaatgacagTGATGAAGTGTGTTAGCCAAACACAAactgtgcaaatactgcaaaaagacgtTTACTTGCACTAACAACAACGAATATGATTCACATAAACCATCAGCACAGTGAAAACTACTGTCACAAATGTCTAtacgcaaaaaaataaaaaaaaactattattaagtAATagaagtaatattaattattcaccttcataatcatgttcaactcctgtctctatcctactataaaataagtcattttatGATCAGTTTTTTACGCCAGTGGCCAGTCCCCGGAGCAAAGGGCCTATTGATCATCTCTGTACATtctgctctctggtttaggaaaggctttcctctccacaccatctcagtccccagtgaaagagttttgttcatcagcaggggacattgtaaatgtacaaagacctcagcttatgctagaaaacatagatatgctgacatttcttttgaaaaatgtgaaatcccagcacagtcacagttttagtttgtttgtattaatgaatcttctttagtttgtattattcttttttggttttaaaatagcaatttagttatggcagaaaatatattatttagcaGAAAAATGTGCAGAATTCaaggaaaaaaatgaaagggctcttcaccttaaattttttcaaattattttgttaaacaaaatatGACTAAATCGCATCGAATCGTGAGTCAGAAGAatcattacatccctaatattGTCATATcttaaaaataacacaaacaaaaaaagtgaatGAAACACTCAAAGTCAGCTAGCATTGttatttattactgcttatttcatATAGCAGTGACAAATCTTCcgcaattaataaaatacataagtGAAGTTCAATGCAAACAAGCAGACATAACCAGACTTCTCATTACCTGAGGATTGAAGAAAACCATGGCCATAGTTTGCTTTAATCGGGTTGTCCGTACCGTCAGCTGCCGCCAATGACCCTCATAAGTCTCGGGACTGTACACTGCATATGGAGTTGTCCTgatcaaaacaacaacacacaaaacagaaataaacacataCGTGATGGTTTCCGGGTAATATAATTCTGCACTTAAAAAGTAAAACCCTTCATTTTACATATACAGTTAGATTTGGATGCACATCAGGCATAGTCAGCAGTGAATAATAGGAAACATTGACTCACCTGATGAACTGCTGGAAACACTGCACAACCCTCTTGGCCTCAGAACACACATTGGTGGTTTCTGATGGACTGACCACTGCACAGGATCCT
This window encodes:
- the trmt2a gene encoding tRNA (uracil-5-)-methyltransferase homolog A (The RefSeq protein has 1 substitution compared to this genomic sequence), whose protein sequence is MTDVAVDQNDPAGLLPSAEEKPEELTEEKIQENEPEDSTEKKNQENEPEAAEGQAAAGDVYRYIKEDLFTSEIYKVEIQNLPKYIGFNDLKKFLNKHGINPHKIKLLGRQKFAFVTFKNQEERDKAMKAVHGMQWKSNVLSVRLAKPKADPILKKRKQEEEADSGQPGAERNTGSQEAEKEEEEPPSIQIANAVTPLWKVPYEEQLMMKEKEVEGVLQKLAREIGNNNKAMLPWLFVQKEKHNKMCCPLEAIRPSPLQTGYRNKCEFVIGVGADGEDRTVGFRLGKYKGGSCAVVSPSETTNVCSEAKRVVQCFQQFIRTTPYAVYSPETYEGHWRQLTVRTTRLKQTMAMVFFNPQKLQEKELEELKQNLGQYFTEGEGKECAVTSLYFVRMGQRTSAGTEDLPCEHVTGEEWIHEELLGLKFRISPHSFFQTNTPAAEILYSAVGEWAQLDQDSTVLDVCCGTGTIGISLAKRVKKVIGIELCQEAVKDAEANAKANGLTNVEFHCGKAEDVFPTILNAVVSPNVTAIVDPPRAGLHSKVILAIRKAEHLKRLVYVACNAKAAMNNFIDLCRAPSNRVRGAAFRPVKAMAVDLFPQTMHCETILLFERVDYSTNTDV